A stretch of the Clostridium botulinum genome encodes the following:
- a CDS encoding pyruvate carboxylase, which yields MTRKFKRVLVANRGEIAIRIFRACNELGIRTVAIYSEEDKFSLFRTKADEAYLIGKNQGPIEAYLNIDEIISLALKKGVDAIHPGYGFLSENAEFARKCEEAGIEFIGPTAEMMEKLGDKIKSKLVAQSVGVPTIPGVEKPVTSEEEAIKFADFCGYPIMLKAAAGGGGRGMRIVRSKEELLPSFRSAKNEAKKAFGIDDIFIEKYLENPKHIEVQVIGDKHGNIIHLYERDCSIQRRHQKVIEFTPAFALPEEKREEICSNALKIAKSVNYRSAGTLEFLVDIHGNHYFIEMNPRVQVEHTITEMTTGIDIVQSQILVAMGKPLSCPEIGIKHQQDVKPRGFAIQCRITTEDPTNNFAPDTGKIDVYRTGSGFGVRLDGGNGFTGAVISPYYDSLLVKTTTWARSFEDAIRKSLRSMKELTISGVKTNVGFLINVLNHPTFVEGKCTTKFIEENAELFKIFTKTDREYNLLKYIGEKVVNETFGVKKEFDVPLVPKFIVPSDLRGTKQILDEKGPNGLIDWIKSQEKLLITDTTMRDAHQSLMATRMRSIDMIKVAKSTSVLEKDAFSLEMWGGATFDVAYRFLKESPWIRLQELRKRIPNVLFQMLIRGSNGVGYKNYPDNVIRNLIDESANSGIDVFRIFDSLNWVKGMEVAIDQVLKNNKVAEACICYTGDILDNTRDKYSLDYYVKKAKELEKRGAHILGIKDMSALLKPYAAFKLIKALKEEISIPIHLHTHDTTGNGVATVMMAAEAGVDIVDTAISSMAGLTSQPSLNSVVAALENTKRTTGMKVHDLQKISDYWAAVRPVYEQFESELKSGSTEIYRYEIPGGQYSNLKPQVESFGLGHRFNEVKEMYKKVNNMVGDIVKVTPSSKMVGDLAIFMVKNNLTPENIFEKGKDLAFPDSVVAYFKGMMGQPDGGFPKDLQKIVLKGESPITCRPGELLPPEDFDAIKAYLNEKFNMEANNRNALSYALYPDVYEDYLKSIQSDRDLSKMGSDIFFHGLREGETCEVEINEGQTMIIKLLEISKVDINGNRSLYFEVNGNRREISIKDTSSLSAKNIEIASTQMADADNPLEVGSSIPGTVLKVLVNEGDEVKENDSLLVIEAMKMETNITASASGVVSSILVKEGQQVKSGELLIKLK from the coding sequence ATGACAAGAAAATTCAAAAGAGTTTTAGTTGCCAATAGAGGCGAAATTGCCATAAGAATTTTCAGAGCATGTAATGAACTAGGAATTAGAACAGTTGCTATATACTCTGAAGAAGACAAGTTTTCTCTTTTTAGAACTAAAGCCGATGAGGCTTATCTAATTGGCAAAAATCAAGGACCTATAGAGGCTTATTTAAATATAGATGAAATAATAAGCTTAGCTTTAAAAAAAGGTGTAGATGCTATTCACCCTGGATATGGTTTTCTTTCTGAAAATGCAGAGTTTGCAAGAAAATGTGAAGAAGCCGGTATAGAATTTATAGGGCCTACAGCTGAAATGATGGAAAAGCTCGGAGATAAAATCAAATCTAAATTAGTAGCTCAAAGTGTTGGTGTTCCAACTATTCCAGGAGTTGAAAAACCAGTTACATCTGAAGAAGAGGCTATAAAATTTGCTGATTTTTGCGGATACCCTATTATGTTAAAAGCAGCTGCTGGTGGTGGCGGTCGTGGAATGAGAATTGTTAGAAGTAAAGAAGAACTTCTTCCTTCATTTAGAAGCGCTAAAAACGAAGCAAAAAAAGCCTTTGGAATAGACGATATATTTATAGAAAAGTATTTAGAAAATCCTAAACATATTGAAGTTCAAGTTATTGGAGATAAGCATGGAAATATCATTCATTTATATGAAAGAGACTGTTCCATTCAAAGACGTCATCAAAAAGTAATTGAATTTACCCCTGCCTTTGCATTACCAGAAGAAAAAAGAGAAGAAATTTGTAGTAATGCTTTAAAAATAGCTAAATCTGTAAACTATAGAAGTGCAGGTACTTTAGAATTTTTAGTAGATATACATGGAAATCACTACTTTATAGAAATGAATCCAAGAGTTCAAGTAGAACATACTATAACTGAAATGACTACAGGTATAGATATAGTTCAAAGTCAAATTTTAGTTGCCATGGGGAAACCTTTATCTTGTCCTGAAATCGGAATTAAACATCAACAAGATGTTAAACCTAGAGGATTTGCTATACAATGTAGAATAACAACTGAAGACCCTACAAATAACTTTGCTCCTGATACCGGGAAAATAGACGTTTATAGAACAGGTTCCGGTTTTGGTGTAAGACTTGATGGTGGAAACGGATTTACAGGTGCTGTAATAAGTCCTTATTATGATAGCTTACTTGTAAAAACTACAACTTGGGCAAGAAGTTTTGAAGATGCCATAAGAAAATCTCTTCGTTCTATGAAAGAGCTTACAATTTCAGGCGTTAAAACAAACGTAGGATTTTTAATAAATGTTTTAAACCACCCTACTTTTGTAGAAGGTAAATGTACTACTAAATTTATTGAAGAAAATGCCGAACTCTTTAAGATATTCACTAAAACCGATAGAGAATATAATTTACTTAAATACATAGGTGAAAAAGTTGTAAATGAAACCTTTGGAGTAAAAAAAGAATTTGATGTACCTTTAGTTCCTAAATTCATAGTTCCTAGTGATTTAAGAGGGACTAAACAAATTTTAGATGAAAAAGGCCCTAATGGACTCATAGATTGGATAAAATCACAAGAAAAACTTCTTATCACAGATACTACTATGAGAGATGCACATCAATCTCTTATGGCTACAAGGATGAGAAGTATAGATATGATAAAAGTTGCAAAATCAACATCTGTTCTTGAAAAAGATGCATTTTCACTAGAAATGTGGGGCGGAGCAACTTTTGATGTTGCTTATAGATTTTTAAAAGAATCTCCTTGGATTCGTCTTCAAGAATTAAGAAAAAGAATACCTAATGTATTATTCCAAATGCTTATAAGGGGTTCAAATGGTGTTGGTTATAAAAACTACCCTGACAATGTAATTAGAAACTTAATTGATGAATCAGCAAATTCAGGAATAGATGTATTTAGAATATTTGACTCCCTTAACTGGGTAAAAGGTATGGAAGTTGCTATAGATCAAGTTCTAAAAAATAATAAAGTTGCTGAAGCTTGCATCTGCTATACTGGTGATATTTTAGATAATACAAGAGATAAATATTCATTAGATTATTATGTGAAAAAAGCTAAGGAACTTGAAAAGCGTGGTGCTCATATTCTTGGAATAAAAGATATGTCTGCCCTTTTAAAACCTTATGCTGCATTTAAACTTATTAAAGCTCTTAAAGAAGAAATTTCAATACCAATACACCTTCATACTCATGATACCACTGGAAATGGAGTAGCTACTGTTATGATGGCTGCTGAGGCTGGTGTTGATATTGTAGATACTGCAATTAGCAGTATGGCTGGACTTACAAGTCAACCTTCACTTAATTCAGTAGTTGCAGCTCTTGAAAATACAAAAAGAACTACAGGTATGAAAGTACATGACCTTCAAAAAATATCTGACTATTGGGCAGCTGTAAGACCCGTTTATGAACAATTTGAATCAGAATTAAAATCAGGTTCTACAGAAATATATAGATATGAAATACCTGGCGGTCAATATTCAAACTTAAAACCTCAAGTTGAAAGTTTTGGACTTGGTCATAGGTTTAATGAAGTAAAAGAAATGTATAAAAAAGTTAATAATATGGTGGGAGATATAGTAAAAGTAACTCCATCTTCTAAAATGGTTGGAGATCTTGCTATATTTATGGTTAAAAATAACTTAACTCCGGAAAATATATTTGAAAAAGGAAAAGACCTTGCTTTCCCAGACTCTGTTGTTGCATACTTCAAAGGAATGATGGGTCAACCTGATGGTGGTTTTCCTAAGGATTTACAAAAAATAGTCCTAAAAGGAGAATCCCCTATAACATGTAGACCAGGTGAATTACTTCCACCTGAAGATTTTGATGCTATTAAAGCTTACCTAAATGAAAAATTTAATATGGAAGCTAACAACAGAAATGCTTTAAGTTATGCATTATACCCAGATGTATATGAAGACTATTTAAAATCTATACAATCTGATAGAGATCTTAGTAAAATGGGAAGTGATATATTCTTCCATGGCTTAAGAGAAGGCGAAACTTGCGAAGTTGAAATTAATGAAGGTCAAACAATGATAATTAAACTTTTAGAAATAAGTAAAGTTGATATAAACGGTAATAGAAGTCTTTACTTTGAAGTAAACGGAAATAGACGTGAAATTAGTATTAAAGATACAAGTTCCCTTTCTGCTAAAAATATAGAAATAGCCTCTACTCAAATGGCTGATGCTGATAATCCTCTTGAAGTAGGCTCTAGTATACCTGGTACAGTATTAAAAGTACTTGTTAATGAAGGTGATGAAGTTAAGGAAAATGATAGCTTACTTGTAATAGAAGCTATGAAAATGGAAACTAATATAACTGCATCAGCAAGTGGAGTTGTTTCTTCTATACTTGTGAAGGAAGGTCAACAAGTTAAATCTGGAGAATTACTAATAAAATTAAAATAA
- a CDS encoding CBS domain-containing protein yields the protein MNVAFFLTPKKDVVYETINSTMRQALERMEYHRYTAIPIIDEEGKYVGTITEGDMLWKLKNTPGLDFKNTNKVSIKDVARNVRNTPVHVRSDIEDLISLAVNQNFVPVVDDNDVFIGIIKRSEIIQYYYNKSLKVSE from the coding sequence ATGAATGTAGCATTTTTTCTTACACCTAAAAAAGATGTAGTTTATGAAACAATAAACTCAACCATGAGACAAGCGTTAGAGAGAATGGAATATCATAGATATACAGCAATTCCAATTATTGATGAAGAAGGTAAGTATGTAGGTACTATTACAGAAGGAGATATGCTTTGGAAGCTTAAAAATACTCCAGGATTAGATTTTAAAAATACAAATAAAGTTTCAATTAAAGATGTAGCTAGAAATGTTAGAAATACTCCTGTACACGTAAGATCTGATATTGAAGATTTGATTTCTCTTGCAGTAAATCAAAATTTTGTACCTGTAGTTGATGATAATGATGTGTTTATTGGGATAATAAAAAGAAGTGAGATTATACAATATTATTATAATAAAAGCTTAAAAGTAAGTGAATAA
- the ltrA gene encoding group II intron reverse transcriptase/maturase — MNNSNKLQRKQTTQYRGRLVEVEVELQGKRGAQSNNLALAKGERENNVVDDTNNLLEKVLARENMLKAMKRVVANRGSHGIDGMRVDELRGFIIKNWLTIKQKLLEGRYKPSPVRRVEIPKPDGGIRLLGIPTVLDRLIQQALAQELNKIYDPTFSDNSYGFRPNKSAKQAILKSRQYINEGHKWVVDIDLEKFFDKVNHDILMERLSRRIKDKRVLKLIRNYLKSGIMINGLKVKSDKGTPQGGPLSPILANIMLDEVDKELEKRGHRFCRFADDCNIYVKSKKAGLRVMASIRKILEGLLKLKVNENKSAVDFVTRRKFLGFSFYFAKGGANIRIHEKSYKRFTNKIRKLTNRNKGISMEYRVYMINQLTIGWINYFGIAKANAKIQKIDSWIRRRLRSCIWKQWKKVKTRGRNLTKLGLPTYKAWEYANTRKGYWRISKSPILDTILNNKYIENLGYRSISKRYQLIHNS, encoded by the coding sequence TTGAATAATTCAAATAAATTACAAAGAAAGCAGACAACTCAATATAGAGGTCGCCTTGTGGAAGTAGAAGTGGAACTTCAAGGTAAACGAGGGGCGCAGAGTAATAATTTGGCGTTAGCAAAGGGAGAAAGAGAAAACAATGTAGTAGATGATACTAATAATCTACTTGAAAAGGTTTTAGCTAGAGAAAATATGCTAAAAGCTATGAAAAGAGTAGTTGCCAATAGAGGAAGTCATGGTATTGATGGTATGAGAGTCGATGAACTTCGAGGGTTTATTATCAAAAATTGGCTAACAATTAAGCAAAAGTTATTAGAAGGAAGGTATAAACCTTCACCAGTTAGGAGAGTGGAAATACCAAAACCTGACGGTGGAATTAGATTGCTTGGAATACCTACTGTACTTGATAGATTAATACAACAGGCATTAGCTCAAGAACTTAATAAAATTTATGACCCTACCTTTTCGGATAATAGCTATGGATTTAGACCAAATAAAAGTGCTAAACAAGCTATATTAAAATCAAGACAATATATCAATGAGGGGCATAAATGGGTTGTTGATATAGACTTAGAAAAATTCTTTGATAAAGTTAACCATGATATATTAATGGAAAGACTTTCAAGAAGAATAAAGGACAAAAGGGTACTTAAACTAATTAGAAATTATCTTAAATCTGGAATAATGATAAATGGATTGAAGGTAAAATCAGATAAAGGTACACCGCAAGGTGGTCCATTAAGCCCAATACTTGCTAATATTATGCTTGATGAAGTAGATAAAGAACTTGAGAAAAGAGGTCATAGATTTTGCCGATTTGCAGATGACTGCAACATTTATGTCAAAAGTAAAAAGGCAGGATTAAGAGTTATGGCAAGTATAAGAAAAATACTTGAAGGTTTATTAAAACTTAAAGTTAATGAAAATAAAAGTGCAGTAGATTTTGTGACGAGAAGAAAATTTCTTGGATTTTCATTCTATTTTGCAAAAGGCGGAGCCAATATAAGAATACATGAAAAGTCATATAAAAGATTCACAAATAAAATAAGAAAATTAACAAACCGTAATAAAGGTATAAGTATGGAATATAGAGTTTATATGATTAACCAATTAACGATTGGATGGATTAATTACTTTGGAATAGCGAAAGCTAACGCTAAAATACAAAAAATAGATAGTTGGATAAGAAGAAGGTTAAGGAGTTGTATTTGGAAACAATGGAAAAAGGTTAAAACTAGAGGACGAAACCTCACAAAACTAGGTCTTCCGACCTATAAAGCATGGGAGTATGCAAATACAAGAAAAGGCTATTGGAGAATATCCAAAAGCCCAATTCTTGATACAATCTTAAACAACAAATATATTGAAAATCTTGGTTACAGAAGTATATCTAAAAGATATCAGCTAATACATAATTCTTAA
- a CDS encoding glutamine synthetase, giving the protein MFNELIYNIPKENHSEEFLKKILNEHPEIKFVSPVGIDLSGNDTDAKIPMRIFLDDINGFLTGAIQTDGSSVAFPGIATLNNAKVDMIADTAVNWFIDYNFENIDEETSKPVGTLRIPCFLIHNGKAIDSRHILKSSICNIEKNLMNFYKKYPELLNVYEITLDDIDDIIATAATELEFWVKTPEEKAQIEQLSTSEVLQEQYWNRTKGAVRTALEECLELMDKYGLKAEMGHKEVGGVKAKLNESGKLTHIMEQLELDWKYDNALQAADNELFVRILVKETFRRYGLDVNFLAKPVEGVAGSGEHTHLSIALKLKNGKTINLFAPTGKHFLSIYGYASLMGVLKNYEVINPFISSNNDALRRLKPGFEAPICIVTSIGHSVDIPSRNRTILLGVIRDIKNPLATRFELRSPNPHTNTYLALATMFMACNDGINYAINNHKSEDDLLKELSKNPSEVADYLEKDRAYRSEEDVFEDYSDEERSRLFGKAPATVYENLCALDKYPEKLAVLKKGSVFTDDIINSYKTAISKRWLTEILYRIIPKHSNNIRSYKMLHDITKVHDVDVTRWHEVNSLRQYLMKDSYCKKSLFSRLIDAANENDYETVSNLQIEMDCKMSLLRKLYINYTRNLLDIE; this is encoded by the coding sequence ATGTTTAACGAATTGATTTATAACATTCCTAAAGAAAATCACTCTGAGGAATTTCTTAAAAAGATATTAAATGAACATCCTGAAATAAAGTTTGTATCTCCTGTAGGTATAGATTTGTCCGGAAATGATACTGATGCTAAAATTCCTATGAGAATATTTTTAGATGATATAAATGGCTTTTTAACTGGAGCCATTCAAACTGACGGTTCTTCTGTTGCATTTCCTGGTATAGCTACCTTAAATAATGCCAAAGTAGATATGATTGCCGATACCGCTGTTAATTGGTTTATTGATTATAACTTTGAAAATATTGATGAAGAAACTTCTAAACCTGTTGGTACACTTAGAATACCTTGTTTTCTGATTCATAATGGAAAAGCTATTGACTCAAGACATATATTAAAATCTTCTATCTGCAATATTGAAAAAAACCTTATGAATTTCTATAAAAAATACCCCGAACTTTTAAATGTTTATGAAATAACATTAGACGACATAGATGATATAATAGCTACTGCTGCAACCGAACTTGAATTTTGGGTAAAAACACCTGAGGAGAAAGCACAAATTGAACAACTTTCAACCTCTGAAGTTCTTCAAGAACAATATTGGAATAGAACAAAAGGTGCCGTTAGAACAGCCCTTGAGGAATGCTTAGAATTAATGGATAAATACGGACTTAAAGCAGAAATGGGTCATAAAGAAGTTGGAGGAGTAAAAGCTAAATTAAATGAAAGCGGTAAACTTACTCATATAATGGAACAATTAGAACTAGATTGGAAATATGATAACGCTCTTCAAGCTGCTGATAATGAATTATTTGTTAGAATACTTGTTAAGGAAACATTTAGACGTTATGGTCTTGATGTGAATTTTCTTGCAAAGCCGGTTGAAGGGGTTGCCGGTAGTGGTGAACATACTCATTTAAGTATAGCACTTAAATTAAAAAACGGAAAAACCATAAATTTATTTGCTCCTACTGGTAAACATTTTTTAAGTATTTATGGATATGCATCATTAATGGGTGTTCTTAAAAACTATGAAGTAATAAATCCTTTTATATCTTCTAATAATGACGCTTTAAGAAGATTAAAGCCTGGTTTTGAAGCACCTATTTGCATAGTTACATCAATAGGTCATTCAGTAGATATTCCTTCTAGAAATAGAACTATACTACTTGGAGTTATTAGAGATATTAAAAATCCACTTGCTACTAGATTTGAACTTAGATCTCCAAATCCTCATACCAATACTTACTTAGCTTTAGCTACTATGTTTATGGCTTGTAATGATGGTATTAACTATGCAATTAATAATCATAAATCCGAAGATGACCTCCTAAAGGAACTTTCAAAAAATCCTAGCGAAGTTGCTGATTATCTAGAAAAAGATAGGGCATATAGAAGTGAAGAAGACGTATTTGAAGACTATTCTGACGAAGAAAGAAGTAGACTCTTTGGTAAAGCTCCAGCTACCGTATATGAAAATCTTTGTGCCTTAGATAAATATCCAGAAAAATTAGCTGTTCTTAAAAAAGGTTCTGTTTTTACTGATGATATTATAAATAGTTACAAAACAGCTATTAGTAAGAGATGGTTAACAGAAATTTTATATAGAATAATCCCTAAACATTCAAATAATATACGTTCATATAAAATGCTTCATGATATAACTAAAGTCCACGACGTTGATGTAACTAGATGGCATGAGGTTAATAGCTTAAGACAATATTTAATGAAAGATTCTTATTGTAAAAAATCACTATTCTCTAGGCTAATAGATGCTGCTAATGAAAACGACTATGAAACTGTGTCAAACCTACAAATAGAAATGGATTGTAAAATGTCATTACTAAGAAAATTATATATTAACTACACTAGAAATCTTTTAGATATCGAGTAG
- the murI gene encoding glutamate racemase: protein MDITRMPIGFFDSGVGGLSVLKEAIKILSNEDFIYFGDSKNAPYGTKKVDEVKKLTFDAVKMLLDYNVKAIVVACNTATSAAIEDLRNTYKYIPIIGIEPALKPAVELSKDGKIVIMATNMTLAEKKFNKLMSKYKGEYDIVSLPCPGLVEYIEKGIVEGKKLNEFLIEKLSILDKDKIASIVLGCTHYPFIKKELSNILGDEVVIIDGSFGTASQLKRKLIKNNSINRDNKKGKITILNSSEDEEIIKVSKKLLGI from the coding sequence ATGGATATTACAAGAATGCCTATAGGTTTTTTTGATTCAGGAGTTGGTGGTTTAAGTGTTTTAAAAGAGGCTATAAAAATTCTGTCTAATGAAGATTTTATTTATTTTGGAGATTCTAAAAATGCACCTTATGGCACTAAAAAAGTAGATGAGGTTAAAAAGTTAACTTTTGATGCAGTAAAAATGTTATTAGATTATAATGTAAAAGCTATTGTTGTTGCTTGTAATACTGCTACCAGTGCGGCTATTGAAGATTTAAGAAATACATATAAATATATACCTATAATTGGGATAGAACCGGCGTTAAAGCCTGCTGTAGAATTATCTAAGGATGGAAAAATTGTTATAATGGCAACAAATATGACATTAGCTGAGAAGAAGTTTAATAAACTTATGAGTAAATACAAAGGTGAATATGACATAGTATCACTTCCATGTCCGGGATTAGTTGAATATATAGAAAAAGGTATAGTTGAAGGTAAGAAATTAAATGAGTTTTTAATTGAAAAGTTATCAATACTAGATAAAGATAAAATTGCCTCAATAGTTCTTGGGTGTACTCATTATCCATTTATAAAAAAAGAGTTATCTAATATATTAGGAGATGAAGTTGTAATTATAGATGGAAGTTTTGGTACTGCAAGTCAGCTAAAAAGAAAACTAATAAAGAATAATTCTATAAATAGAGATAATAAAAAAGGAAAAATAACTATTTTAAATTCATCAGAGGATGAGGAAATTATAAAAGTATCTAAAAAATTATTAGGTATATAA
- a CDS encoding peptidylprolyl isomerase has protein sequence MNPVVTIKMQNGDVMKAELYPEIAPNTVNNFISLINKGFYDGVIFHRVIPGFMIQGGDPDGTGMGGPGYSIKGEFTSNGFKNDLKHTRGVLSMARAMSPDSAGSQFFIMVADAPHLDKQYASFGKVTEGMEVADKIVNQKTDYSDRPYEDQVMEKVTVDTFGVEYPEPEEIE, from the coding sequence ATGAATCCAGTAGTTACTATTAAAATGCAAAATGGAGATGTAATGAAAGCGGAATTATATCCTGAAATAGCACCAAATACAGTAAATAACTTTATTAGTCTTATAAATAAAGGGTTTTATGATGGAGTTATATTCCACAGAGTAATACCTGGTTTTATGATTCAAGGTGGAGATCCAGATGGAACTGGTATGGGAGGTCCTGGATACTCAATAAAAGGAGAATTTACTTCTAATGGATTTAAAAATGATTTAAAGCACACTAGAGGTGTATTATCTATGGCGAGAGCTATGAGCCCTGATTCTGCCGGAAGTCAATTTTTCATAATGGTAGCAGATGCTCCTCATTTAGATAAGCAATATGCTTCATTTGGAAAAGTTACAGAAGGTATGGAAGTTGCTGATAAGATAGTTAATCAAAAGACAGATTATAGTGATAGACCTTATGAAGACCAAGTTATGGAAAAAGTTACTGTTGATACTTTTGGAGTAGAATATCCTGAACCAGAAGAAATAGAATAA
- a CDS encoding DUF3783 domain-containing protein, giving the protein MIESNKKVLLVYGFNENEKKSLKKLVMENKIPSYKCINKEMATTSLEFILNDINKQIYEGELPEEKVVLFNNCKDKDITKAISSIKETFHQNTIFAMITETSIKWSFKDLLDHLIEEREWFKNNSK; this is encoded by the coding sequence ATGATAGAATCTAACAAAAAAGTATTATTGGTATACGGATTTAATGAAAATGAAAAAAAATCATTAAAAAAGTTGGTTATGGAAAATAAGATACCTAGTTATAAGTGTATAAATAAGGAGATGGCGACAACATCTTTAGAATTTATACTTAATGATATTAATAAGCAGATATATGAGGGTGAGCTTCCAGAAGAAAAAGTAGTACTGTTTAATAATTGCAAAGATAAAGATATAACAAAAGCTATTAGTTCAATAAAAGAAACATTTCATCAAAATACTATTTTTGCAATGATTACAGAAACATCTATTAAATGGAGCTTTAAAGACCTTCTTGATCACTTAATTGAAGAAAGAGAATGGTTTAAAAATAATTCAAAATAA
- a CDS encoding helix-turn-helix domain-containing protein has protein sequence MSRIGSKIREARLKSNMTEKQLAKKIGVSEKFIKEIESGKKVINESVMGKISKVLGKDLNDVTMSFEAEIYEEEKSQNTNKKTVEKINDVWNDALGSVLKPVPVYGYDMARIIEMRKLPIIGNKVEGHAKDKVLFLKIEDDDMMGSRIAKGDVAFGYITHEIENNALCLVEYNGERHIRQIKRLDSNKLLLISNGNSLRTETVTVRDIRVLVKLEKIEIKL, from the coding sequence ATGAGCAGAATTGGAAGTAAAATAAGAGAAGCTAGATTAAAATCAAATATGACAGAAAAGCAATTAGCTAAAAAGATTGGAGTTTCTGAAAAGTTCATTAAAGAGATTGAGAGTGGAAAAAAGGTCATAAATGAAAGTGTTATGGGAAAAATATCAAAGGTATTAGGAAAAGATTTAAATGATGTTACAATGTCTTTTGAAGCTGAAATTTATGAAGAAGAAAAATCTCAAAATACAAACAAAAAAACAGTAGAAAAAATAAATGATGTTTGGAATGATGCATTGGGATCAGTTTTAAAACCTGTACCAGTTTACGGATATGATATGGCCAGAATTATAGAAATGAGAAAACTACCAATTATAGGGAATAAGGTTGAAGGACATGCTAAAGATAAAGTATTGTTTTTAAAGATAGAAGATGATGATATGATGGGGTCTAGAATAGCAAAGGGTGATGTTGCTTTTGGTTATATAACTCATGAAATAGAAAACAATGCATTATGTCTTGTTGAATATAATGGAGAAAGACATATAAGACAGATTAAGAGATTAGACAGTAATAAGTTATTACTTATAAGTAACGGAAATAGTTTAAGAACAGAAACTGTTACTGTAAGAGATATTAGGGTTTTAGTGAAATTAGAAAAAATAGAAATAAAATTATAA
- a CDS encoding MBL fold metallo-hydrolase, protein MEITWFGHSSFLIKTKNGKRILTDPFDKTVGYKTYQDTAHIVTISHHHYDHDYTEGIQGTIDVIDSCGSFEKHGVLIKGIPSYHDKSHGSKRGENIIYIIKVDNFNICHLGDLGHKLSKEDIEAIGDIDILLIPVGGIYTINGIDAASVAKDINPKIIIPMHYKTTYLSFALDSVDTFVDNMNNVKKLSCSTLKITEPLNDHCAVKILIPSAQ, encoded by the coding sequence ATGGAAATAACTTGGTTTGGACATTCATCTTTTTTAATTAAAACTAAAAATGGGAAAAGAATTTTAACAGATCCATTTGATAAAACTGTTGGTTATAAAACTTATCAAGATACTGCACATATAGTTACAATAAGCCATCATCATTATGATCATGATTATACAGAGGGTATTCAAGGTACTATTGATGTTATAGATTCTTGCGGATCCTTTGAAAAACATGGTGTACTAATTAAGGGAATTCCCTCTTACCATGATAAATCCCATGGCAGCAAACGTGGAGAAAACATAATTTATATTATTAAAGTAGATAACTTTAATATTTGTCATTTAGGCGATTTAGGTCATAAACTATCCAAGGAAGATATTGAAGCTATAGGAGATATTGATATTTTATTAATTCCTGTAGGTGGAATCTATACCATAAATGGCATAGACGCAGCCTCTGTTGCCAAGGACATTAATCCTAAAATCATTATACCCATGCACTATAAAACAACATATTTATCTTTTGCCTTAGATTCAGTCGATACTTTTGTCGATAATATGAACAATGTAAAAAAATTATCTTGCTCTACATTAAAAATTACTGAGCCTTTAAATGATCATTGTGCAGTTAAAATTCTTATTCCATCTGCTCAATAA